One genomic window of Fibrobacterota bacterium includes the following:
- a CDS encoding ATP-binding cassette domain-containing protein has protein sequence MAKLAAGNGPRSNGEIIGLRGIELRREERLVLKDIEISIRSGEHWVLLGPNGSGKSSLLAMLQGFLWPQEGEIRVLGNKFGESDLTELRRVIGWVGNDIEPEFPAWQTVEEIAWSGCVGTMGLRFDQPSASDRLRARSLLRAAGIGHLMKRRFTQLSQGQRRMATIVRALMVKPGILILDEPASGLDPVAREGFLERLSALMRAPAGPAILYVTHHVEEILPDFTHALMLRKGRAVGFGKIRECLTEANLERVFGRAVILKKRDGRFSLRLRSGLKK, from the coding sequence ATGGCGAAGCTCGCGGCGGGCAATGGCCCGCGATCGAATGGGGAAATCATAGGCTTACGCGGCATCGAATTGCGCCGCGAAGAGCGCCTGGTCCTGAAGGACATCGAGATCTCCATCCGCAGCGGCGAGCATTGGGTGCTTCTGGGGCCCAACGGCAGCGGCAAGAGTTCCCTATTGGCGATGCTGCAAGGGTTCCTCTGGCCGCAGGAAGGCGAGATCCGCGTTCTGGGGAATAAGTTCGGCGAGAGCGATCTCACCGAACTGCGCCGCGTGATCGGCTGGGTGGGCAACGATATCGAGCCCGAATTCCCGGCCTGGCAGACCGTCGAAGAGATCGCCTGGTCCGGTTGCGTGGGCACCATGGGGCTGCGATTCGACCAACCTTCGGCCTCCGATCGCTTGCGGGCGCGCAGCCTCCTGCGGGCCGCCGGCATCGGTCATCTCATGAAAAGGCGATTCACGCAATTGAGCCAGGGCCAACGGCGCATGGCCACCATCGTTCGGGCCTTGATGGTAAAGCCCGGCATCCTCATCCTCGACGAACCGGCTTCCGGACTCGATCCGGTGGCGCGGGAAGGCTTCCTGGAACGCCTGTCGGCCTTGATGCGCGCGCCTGCGGGCCCGGCCATCCTCTACGTCACCCATCACGTGGAAGAGATCCTGCCCGATTTCACCCATGCGCTGATGCTGCGCAAGGGACGGGCCGTGGGATTCGGGAAGATCCGGGAGTGCCTGACGGAAGCCAACCTGGAACGGGTGTTCGGTCGCGCGGTGATCCTGAAGAAGCGCGACGGGCGCTTCAGCTTGCGCTTGAGAAGCGGCCTAAAGAAATAG
- a CDS encoding PEGA domain-containing protein → MAAAAALTLAVAAISAAPTDRLSSAASPAPASAYGLIWLDVDPGPAEVALDGDFLDAGVWLISVSPGQHEVRVRKTGFRDYAGRVLVPPGGSVHLDVRLQPGAAGDS, encoded by the coding sequence TTGGCTGCCGCGGCCGCCCTGACTCTTGCCGTCGCCGCTATTTCCGCGGCCCCGACGGATAGGCTTTCCTCGGCCGCGTCCCCCGCGCCCGCTTCCGCCTATGGATTGATTTGGCTGGACGTCGACCCCGGCCCCGCCGAGGTCGCCCTGGACGGGGACTTCCTGGACGCGGGCGTTTGGCTTATCTCCGTATCCCCCGGGCAACACGAGGTCCGCGTCCGCAAAACGGGCTTTCGCGACTACGCGGGCCGCGTTTTGGTCCCGCCAGGAGGCAGCGTGCACCTCGACGTGCGCTTGCAACCGGGCGCCGCGGGCGATTCCTGA